A region of the Tachyglossus aculeatus isolate mTacAcu1 chromosome 9, mTacAcu1.pri, whole genome shotgun sequence genome:
GTCCCGCGGTGCTCTGGATGTTCTGGGGGAGGTCGCCTACACATGGTTGGGCACCCGCACACAGAACTCTGAGCATGTGGCCTGACACAAGCCCCACATCCCCGGGGCgactcccaccctctcccattCCGGTGGGGCCCTCATCTGGCCCAGTCTGTGCCCACGGCCCTGCCCTCCCACTGCTCGGCCAGCTGGTGCCCCGTAGCCTCCGGGCTCCCCCGTCCACGCTGATCCCACCAAACCCCATACAGCACCCGTGGTGCAGGACTTCACAAGCCCATGCGCCGCTCCCTTACCGTCGCCCAAGATGGAGCAGAATGTGTGCAACAGGCCCACCGTGCTCTGCCACAGCGCAGACCCCGGGTCTCTCCACCGGTCCCCCTGGAACACCGGGACCCTCTGCAGCGTGGTCATGGAGACGCGCACCGCCAGCAGCAGGCCATGCAGGACTGCGGCCTGGCCCAGGGGATCACCTCGCAACTGTCTGGGCCgagcaagaggaagagggagagtgagaggtcGGGGCACTGGAGTCACGGGGCCTGCCATTCCTTTGTTTCTCCCCCCTGGGAGGGTGGAAAGCAGACCTGATGCCTGTCTGCCCATCTGTCCCTCTGTCCTTCGCCCGTTTCCCCGCCCTCCCAGGCAACAAAACTGCTGTGGACATGAGACCACCCCCTCAGCAACCACATGCCCCACCTTCCCCCGGTGGATAGCTCCTCCTTCTGCTATATCCCGGGTCTCCCCAGGACCCAGAGGGCAGCTCCTTTCTGGGGAATTCTTCTCCTGGTATTTTGGGCTGGGCCCTTCTTattccctgcttccttccccctttcctcaggAAGACGGGAGGCTTTCCTGGGTAAGTGGGGTGGACTCTGCCCCCACTCTGCCACTACTTGCCTGACTTGTTCCAGCATCTCCAGGAGGACCTTCTGCAGAAACTGAAGGACTGACACAAAGTGGCCAGGGTGAGGACACTGCTCACCCTGGAGCTGACCCATCCCGTCAGCAGCAACACATCAGCCCATTTCATCCTGTGAGGACCACATCTTTgacgcatcccctgcccctcAGAGACAGTCAGCGCCTTGTTCGGGGGGCAGGGTagtgcttctctgagaagcagtagGGTGGAGAAGCACAAAATCTTTTTCCCATCACCAGTACCCTTGCTCCTGGGGCCACACACACCCTATGCCCAGCATCAGGGCCTCACCTTCCCAGACCAGGTTCTTGACACTTTCTTTACCTGCAGGGAAAATAGCAGTcgtgaggaaggggctggggcccAGTCAGATCAGgaatcccccctcccacctccgcaGAGGGGGCCTTTCTCGGGCTGAGTGAGAGAGCCACTGAGAGTCGCCTCACCCAGGTGGAAGTCCTCCAGACAGCAGGCGAGATTGTCCATGACTCTGGGGTAGGACTTGACATCGGCTGTTTCCAGCTCCGCTAGGAGGTGGCGAGTGAAGCTGTGGCCCGCGACTGCCAGAAGCAGGTCCGGGAGGCTGTTGAGGGTGCTGCCAGGGAGGACGGGGGTTGAGCATGCCGATTGCCTATCTGCATGGCACGGGCACTGCTACCCCCACCTGAGTGGCTCCCGCCCTCCATGCTGGCCCCTGGAGTCCCCACCCCGGAGCTCTGGGGGGCCGCAGCCAAGTGGATTGACTTGAGATAGGCCCCGGAGcaagcaggggtggggagagcagcctGGTATGCCCAGTGTCCGCAGGGACCACACACTAGGGGAATACGGCAAGAAGAGGCTTGGTGCTCGGACACGAAATGGAACCCAAGCGATTTGACTTCCTCAGACGAGCGCCCTCATAGACTCGATCATCTCCTACTCTCCGACAGCCTGGGAGCTCCTCGAGGTCAGGGACTGGGCCTGCTAACTACTGGACTCACCCCAAAGGCTTACTACAGTATCTTGCACACGGTAGACTcaaagttcctcgagggcagggatcgtgcctaccaactctacagaACTCACCCAAGGGCTCATTCTAGTGCACTGCGCATGGTAGGCTGGaaacatcttgagggcagggatcatgcctaccaattcaaTTGTTCTCACCAAGAGTTCACCTCAgtgctgtctgcacacagtagactggaaactTCTTGAGAGCTGGCATTTACTgattctactgaactctctcgcattcagtacagtgctctgcacacagtaggtgggcACTAGTTTCCCGATGGATCCCTACACCCGGAAAAAGTCATTTTCTCCCTGCTTGGGGTCAGATGGGGGGTTTGATCAGCTGGCCCCACTTAGGTTGGGGCCTACCTAGCCAACACCTTCTTCAAGGGGTTCTTGGGACCCAAGGACAAATAGACAACTCCGAGAACATCCAGACAGTGCCGTGTCACGGAGGCATCTGCGTCGCTGCCGTAGGCCTTCTCCAGCAGCGGCCCCATCTGCAAAAGAGCACAGTGCCGGCAGcccggcccggggtgggggggtccccggTCGGGAAGGAGCCAGGTCAGCATAGGCCCCTGACCATGACAGCCCCGCTGCCCTGGCCAGAGGTGGGCTCTGctgtgccaactctgtggtactgtactttcccaagcacttactacagactgagggactgactgactgattgagtgagtgaatggctAAGTACTTGAATGAGTAACTGAGTAATTGGttgactgagtgagtgactgagtgactggCTAATTgagtgactggctgactgattgagtgactggttCTCTGAGTGAGTGGCTGACTGGAATGAgcgtagtgtggcttagtggaaggtgcacgggcttgggagtcagaggtcatggccacTTCTCAGtagtatgactttgggaaagtcacttaacttctctgtgcctcagttagttaccttatctgtaaaatggggattaagacagagacacacgtgggacaacctgataatcttgtatctaccccagtgcttagaacagtgcttggaccatagtaagcgcttaacaaataccatcattactatcattatgatgaGCGAGTGGTTGACTGAGTGagtggctggctggctgggtgAGTGACTGAGTAGAACCATACCTGTTTGAGGCAGTGGATCTGACGCACGCCGTCAGAGAGCTGGGCACAGCGCAGAAGCAAAGAAGCCAGGTTCTGCCCATCAGCATCTGCCAAAGCTACATGGGTCGAAGAGAAGTTTCCGTGGTATCAATAGAAGGAGTAGGCAGCCAGCATGGGGTTTTGTGGCTTTGTCTGGTCTGAGGGGGGTAGTGGGGGAACGACGGAGGGATGGACGGGGGGCACCTGGGGGCTAAGGCTGACTGGATTGGGCCCGGAGAGAGGCCGCAAGCTGAAAAGTGTCCCGGGCATGGTGGGACACTCTGGTCAGACACCTAGGAAAACCCTGACTGACTCTCTCTTGTCACCTGCCAGCTGCAGTGGGGTGCTGGAGCATAATCATCACCCTAGCCCTAGAATCTCCGCCTCAAGGTTTCCCTGATCCCgggacccctccccaccacccccttctcacaCTCCAAAGATCCCTTCCACCCCAGGCCACAGAAGCCAGCCTGGGGCTCATGTCTCCAGGGTCCCCGGCATAGTCACTCCCCTGCCTGGGATATCGCCCTTCAGAGCCCCCTCGAAACctgcttcctccaggagaccttccggATTAATCCCCTACTCCCCTCCTACGGCTGCTCGGCCCTGACGGCTGAGTTGCATTCACGGTTTTGTAACTCAGCCAAACAGTGCCACGCAAACCCCCCAAATTTCAATGTGCCCCTGGGGTCAGCTCCGGGCAACTGTGGGGCACTGACCACATGGACTTTCTCCTGGCCAGTGGCCCTGGCCAACACTTCCCATCTGTTCAGGAGCCCTCTTCCCACCAATTCCCGCTCCCCTGTTCCACCTTGTCCCCCGTCTTGCTCCCACCCCATGGTCTGGCTCAAACTGGGTGCCAGGCAGATGCTGGGCCTGTCAGGGAAAAGTACCAGTTACCCAGACAAATCCACCTCTGGGTTGTCACTTACCCTTCAAAGTTGCAACTTCCTGCCCACCAAGGACCAGTGCTGCCACCTgcacctctttcttcttctttaccACCATCTTGGTCTGACAGGACAGCGGGACCTGTGAGAGAGAAACAggctattattaataaaaatgactgtaatgcttgctaagcgctatgttccgaaacctgtgctaagcgctggagacacAAGAGACCCCAAAGGTGTGTGTGTAGAAAACAGAGAAATTTGGGGGTCCCCGTGGGATCCCATTAGCCAATTAGCCAGGTCCCATTGGACCTGCCAAGCTCCCCTTCCCAcactcctgatcatcatcatcactaggccaagctgcttatctgttgccgaactgtaataataacaacaacgttggtatttgttaagctcttactatgtgccaagcactgttctaagcgctgaggtagatacaaggtcaccatgttgtcccacacggggctcacggtcttcatccccattttccagatgaggtaacacagagaagtgaagtgacttgccgaaggtcacttggctgacaagtg
Encoded here:
- the LOC119932388 gene encoding thyroid adenoma-associated protein homolog — encoded protein: MVVKKKKEVQVAALVLGGQEVATLKALADADGQNLASLLLRCAQLSDGVRQIHCLKQMGPLLEKAYGSDADASVTRHCLDVLGVVYLSLGPKNPLKKVLASTLNSLPDLLLAVAGHSFTRHLLAELETADVKSYPRVMDNLACCLEDFHLGKESVKNLVWEGEALMLGIGCVWPQEQGYW